TTCTAGCCATTCTCGTAGAGGAAGACCACCCGGCCTTATGGCCAGGGAAAGTGTATCACGCCCTGCCGGTGAATTTGCCCAAAATTCAAGTGCATCCCAAACGAATGCGTGGGTAGTCTCATACGGCAACAAAAGACATTTTTGGGGTGTAATTACTATGATATGTATATTATGAAAAACTCCGATGCCATCACCCGCAAGCACAGACATGGCCGCACGAAGCTCGGCATAGTAGCCAAGATGTCGAGCCGCATCAGGATCACCTGCCATCTCCGCTTCCAACGCACGTCCAAGATAAGACCAACCATCGAAACAATGGACTATGGCTGAGGCCGCCACATATTCCGCGAGTTGTGTGTGATCGGAAATCTGACCGTTTCTATTATCCATTCTGATTTGATCAACGCTGTTTTTTTTATAAGGATTATGGTCTGAGAGCCAGGATTCCTTTATCCAGTATCCTTCTAACTTAGGCATGACTTGGCTGATCGCTGATCGGCTGGCTTGATTTAGGGTATTTTGCTGATTGGAGTCTAACGGCATATTCTAATACCCTAACCTTAGCAGAACCTCACGCGCAGACTGTGCGACTGGACCTTGACCGTTTAGTGCGACTGGTCCTCGACCATTTAAAAGATGTTCGAGGACATCTTTACGCAATTCTTTATATCCGCCACTTCCTCGAAAAGCTGCTTTGCGCGTTCTTTCCTCCTCTGTCAACCCAGGGCCACTTGACGCACGCCAGTCATAGGTCGCCAAGCTATCAGATAACTCCTTTAGAAAATCTATGATTTCTTTTTTTTGTCTTAAAGAACGGATACTGACCGTGGTCTGAGCTTGACGTTCTTCCTCTTCTTGCTCTCCTCCCCAATCGGAAAGTTTGAGCTCATCGGCTCGTACAAAGCACAAGTCGTTCACAACCTGTAGAAGTGTACGAATGCCTTGATCCTGATTCATGAGTGTATTCTGTCCAAAAAAGGCAAGATCAGGAAAATCTCCGGTTTCTTGGAATAGGCTTGGAAACTCCTGTCCACGCAAAGCTTCAATCCATGGGTCATGTCTCCCAGCAATTGCCTTCTGTATCATTTGGCCCATTACGATCAAAAAAGCCGACTGGTCTCCGAAATTCCAAGGTAGTACGGTTTCATCCCTACCAACAGTGGAGCCAAAAAGGCCGCCAATCTGCACCCGAGGCCCTTCCCAGGTTTTGATAAATGAGGCCAAGAGGGAGCGTACCCAAGCAGCTTGAGTGACCATGAGCCCCCTACTGCCGCTTTCGCCCAGCATGTTTATACGTCGGTGCCAAGGACTTTCGGGATGAGAATAGAGTGAATCCACAAGCTCTTGAGCCCTCGTTTCCCGATATATCGCGTGACCTTCAAACTTACTTAACCATTCTTCTGTTCTTAATAGCGGATAGAGATCAAAAGCCAAGCTGGCATTGATTTTTTTGGGTTTGATATTAATAGTATAAAAAAGATAAGCCTGCCAGCTAAGGTCCAGACCAACGAACGCAACAACAGGCAACTCATAATCGCCTTCAAGTTCTTGGGTCTCGAAGGCCCATAGTCGATGCTGGCCGTCGATTACCTCAATGGGAGGGATATTTTCAGGTTTCCAGTTCTTAGAGTTAAATGACTCAGGTAACAAGACACTCGCTACGCCATTGTCACCATCCTCAATCTCGACGAGATCGGATGTTGAGACTGACTGACCACGTCTCTTGTCCTCAGGAGTCAAGATGTTGACAACGATAGACGTAGGTAGCCAGCCAGGTTGGCGAAGGTCCTCAAAATTTCCTGAATTTCTTTTTGCCTCACTAAGTACAGACCAGGGATAGCCGAATTTCACAAATCTTTGTATCTCTTCTGAACGCCCTCTCTCATGGCGTCGCTGAATCCCCATATCTTCGGATGCCGTAGTTCGATCAGTGGTTCGAGCATAGACACCGCTGAGAGCTTTCAAATCAGCCGCGGCCATGCTAAACTGATAGAACCAGTGCCGGGGCTCGGCTCGGTTCTCGTCTGGGTCCCAATGGATCTCATCCCAATTTGCAAGCCATTGCCGCACTTTAAGGGCAGGAACCGGCTTTCTGTTTGATTCGTTAGTCATATAGAAAACTCCTGATGGGATATCTGGGTAATTTTTTAATGCACTATAATATGGACAAGTCCTGGTGATTGAAACACTGATCTCTCAGGCGATTGATAGATAAATGTCACGGCTTCTGCAAACATCCGCTACTTGAATACCCTGCGCATTGACATTTGGATCAATGTGGGCACAGGTGAGGTTCATGCTCTTTTCGTTATCATCCAGCTTATTTGGTCATCAAGCTTGCTCATAGATAGCCTCCGCTGAATTGAGTATTTCCTCTCGAAGCAACCAGTTGCGACTATCTTCAACTCCTCTGAAGGTATGCATATCCACTCTTCGGCCAAGTATCTCTGACAACTCGTCCTGTATAGTGATAAACGAAAACCCGATACTTACCTGCGGCTCAAACGCCACCAGAACATCTACATCGCTCTCAGGCGTAAAATCGTCTCTTAGCACCGATCCGAACAGTGCCAGGCGCTGAATATGATTGCGCCGACAGAACTCAGCAATCTCGTCTCCTGGTATCTCGATTCTCGCGTTCACAGCTTCCCCTACACTTTCTTATGATTCTCCTGTCTCTTACTCTCTTTCAGTTTCTCTTTTGCTCGGCTTCTCAGTCATTAGATTGCTCTGATAGCTTATTCATCATAAACCTTATCATTTCGTTAAACATCTTCTTGAGTTCCTTCAAATCTTGTCCTGCATATTCTTTTTGATATTCATCAGTATCACCTTTATCATCATTATCAAAACCAAAAAACTGAGAATCGAATTTCCAGATGCAACCACTTGTTTTTACTTCATTGTGAATTCTGAAAGCAAAATTGGCCTTCCGTGCCCCATGAAAATCGTATAACTCAAATGAGATACTAGTAGAAATATAAAGCGCGAGTTCTGGCCATGCTTCATTATGATCTTCTAATGGCAAAAAAGCCCCTTTATTGTTGGTCATTAGCACCTGACAACGAGCATCATCATCTGTATGAACATGCCAGAACATATAGGAAAACTGCTCTATCTTTTCTTTACAATACAAAAAAAATGGATACAACACCTTATCCGCATATACTCTTGCTCCGATTGCGTTGTTTGTAACCTTTTCCAAAGAACGTTTGAATATTGCGATCTCTTTATCTATATCCTCCACATCTTCAATATCCTCTCCGCGAGCAGCTTTTAGATGCAGATTCAGGGCATATTTGCAACACTGTGCAATATAGGTGATAAACTCCGCCAAATCTTCGGTCTTATCCGCTTGCTCCAGCATCCCGATGTATTGACCTCTCTCCTCAACGGGGACTACAGCCACTGTGTACCCGTGCTTGATCAAAATCATATTCATCAAAAGCCGCGCCATGCGACCATTACCATCGTCAAAAGGATGAATACGGCTAAAACGGTAGTGAAACGTGGCGGCTATAATAATCGGATGCTCACCCTCATCCTCTTGTCCTCTATACCAATCTATGAGATCGCCCATCGCCGGTTTCACCTGATCCGGCGGCGTAAAATAATAAATTTCTCCCGTAGAAGTTCGCACATTATTGGGCTGTGTCTTATACTCTCCAATGGCAATGCGTCGTTTGATGGGCTGCCCATCTGGCGTTATCGCGTCGTTTTCGTAAGGTTCCTTCAACAACACTTTATGGAGATTTCGGATAAAGACCTCATTAAGCGATTCATTTCTTTTTACTGCATCCTCCATCGCCTTTATCGCCTCATCATGCCCCTCAATGTCCAGATGATCGCGCATAGGCTTCCCACGGGCAGTAAGCCCATGGAGAATCAGACTTCTCGTTTCTCCGAGCGTCAGACTATTGCCTTCTACGGCATTGGAGTGGTAGTTCGACTCAATTCGGAGCTTTTGCTCTATCCGCCCGAGAACATCGGAAGGCAATGGGCGCAATGCGTCCAGCTCTCTTTTCAGCCGATCAATTTCTTCAATGACATTGCTCATGGTATATTCCCGCAATCATTCTCACACAAAGACACTAACGATGAAATATAGAGAATATTCCCTCACAAAACTACAAAGTCCCAAATATTCCTTTGTGCCTTCGTGTGAGTTTCTCTATCGCCGCAACTTAAACCCTTGCGCCGTTAGAAACTCGTCCAGTTCCTCTCGCACATGAAATTGTCCGGTGCGTCCTCCCACCACCGTCGTCCAGCGCTGGTCTCCTTCGTGCATCCCCTGTGACGCATAAAACGCCACCATCTTCTCATCGTAATCCTTCATAATCGCGCAATGCGTCTCATCATCCAGATAACGCTCCCGATGCAACACTGCATCGACAGGCAAGCGCGGTTTCACCTCTGGCTCCTGCGCTGGATACCCAATACAAAAACCCGACACAGCCACAACATAAGGCGGCAAACCGAGCAACTCACCCACAGCCTTTGGATTATTCCGCATTGCCCCAATCATACAAATACCCAACCCCATAGACTCTGCTGCAATCGCCACATTCTGCATCATCAGCGCAACATCCACCGTCGCAATCATCAACGCCTCCACATAATCCCCATCAAACCGCTCAACCCCGTGCATCTGATTCGCCATCCGATCCCGATGCAAATCCGCACAAAAAGTCAAAAATGCCGCACTCTGATGAATCTGCACCTGATCGGCACACAACTCGGCCAACTTCTTTTTTCGCTCGGGATCAGCCACATGAATCACCGTATAAGCCTGTAAATTGCTCGACGTACTCGCCTGCTGCCCGCACCGAATCAGACTCTCCAACACCCCATCGGGCAATGGCCGATCTTCAAACCTTCGAATACTCCTGTGCGACATCAACACATCAATCGTGGAATTCGACATAATAATCCTTTCTAAGAGCGGGCGGGCACGGGAGCCTGCCCCTACATGGCACTTATTTTTTCAATGAAGCCATGAAACCAAACTTTGTCAAGAAACTTGACGCGGATTTCCTTTTCCCTTTTTTTATCATATTCAAATTTCATCCACAGGAGAAAAACATGACTCTCACCTTAAACCAAAAAGACACGGGCTACCGCGGAATATGGTATTACAATCAGCCATCCGGCGATGAATACGTGTACAAATACAGCGGCGGATTGGGCACGTACTGTGCCAAACATCGCCCCTTTGCCGTGTACCGTCCCGAAGTCGAAAAAACCTTCTTCTGTTATGGCGGCACACCCCTTGACGCACACCTCAAACACACCGAAGAAGACCTCAATGGCGACAGCTCGTTTTCGCGCAATCGCAGCGGCTTTCTCCTGCACATGATCTCCTACTTCGACCACAAAACCCGACAAGTACCCCGCCCCACCATCCTCCTCGACAAAAACACAGCCGATGCCCACGACAACCCCGTCATATCCATAGACGACAACGGCTATATCTGGATCTTCTCAACCGCACACGGCTTATCGCGCCCCTCGTATATCCACCGAAGCGCAAAACCCTACGCCATTGACGAATTTGAACAAATTGACGCAACCTATCGCTTCAATGGCGAAGAACAGCCCATGGATAACTTCTCCTACATGCAGGCCTGGCACTTACCCGGTCGCGGCTTCATCAACTTTGTCACCCGCTACAAAGATCCGGCTGACCGCACCCTCTTCTTCATGACCAGCCCAAACGGCGTCAAATGGTCCGAATGGACGCGCCTATCCGCCATCGAAAAGGGACACTATCAAATCAGCATCTGCTCCAGCCAAAAAGCTGTCACAGCCTTCAACTACCATCCCGACCCTCACGGTCTCAACTGGCGCACCAACCTCTACTACCTCGAAACCCCCGACTTTGGGCAAACCTGGCAAAATGCAGCCGGAGAACCCGTTGAAGTTCCGCTCACAATTCCACACAATAACGCCCTCGTGCGCGACTACGAAGCAGAAGGTTTAAAAGTCTATCTCAAAGACATTCGCCTCGACCCACAGGGCAAACCCGTCATCCTCGTCATCACCAGCAAAGGTTATGAATCGGGTCCGGAAAATGACCCGCGCACCTGGACCCTATTGCAATGGACGGGAAGCGACTGGCACGCCCACCCCATCACCACATCCGACAGCAACTACGACATGGGGTCCCTCTACCTCGAAACCGACGGCACCTGGCGCGTCATCGCCCCCACAGAAACCGGACCACAACCCTACAATCCCGGCGGAGAAATGGCGATGTGGGAACGCAGTGAACAAACGTGGACGCGCGTCGTACAACTCACGCAAAACAGCACCCGCAACCACACCTATGCCCGAAGCCCCGTCAATGCACATCCCGACTTCTACGCCCTTTGGGCCGACGGCAATGCGCGCCGTGCATCCAAATCCTGCCTTTACTTCTGCGACAAAAAAGGCAACGTCTATCAACTCCCCGAAACAATGGAAAGAGATTTCGAGCACCCAATTTCCCTATAAAAAATACCGGCTGGTAAAATCCCAAAAAAGATTTGGATTGTCTGCCCAAATCCCTTAAATTTATAGAAATCTCCAGTGTAACTGGCGGAAAAGTGGAAATAACCACGAGGAAGCACTGGACTATATCACATGCCGACCGCCTGGGCTAAAAACAATCACATCGCCCGGGCGTATTTTTGTTTTGGGCATTCACATGGGAGAAAGTGATCATGGCAAAAATCATAAACGGCACAGACCTGTCCAAAACCATGCGCGCAGAAATGGCTGAAGAAGTCAGGCTCCTCAAAACAAATCACAACCTCACCCCTGGCCTCGCGGTCGTCCTTGTCGGCGACGACCCGGCATCCATATCCTACATCACAGGCAAACGCAAAGCCTGTGCAGACATCGGCATGTATTCTATTGAACACACCCTGACAGCCAACCAGCCCGAATCCGACCTCCTCGACACCATTGAACAACTCAACGACGACGACGCCATTCACGGCATCCTCGTTCAACTCCCCCTGCCCGAAGGCTTTGACGAACAAACCGCCCTCAACAGCATCTCACCTGAAAAAGATGTAGATGGTCTCCACCCGGTCAACCTCGGCCGCCTCATGCGCGGCGAAGAAGGCTTTTTGCCCTGCACGCCTCACGGCGTACAACAAATCCTCAAACGCGGCAACTTCGAAGTCGCGGGCAAACACGTCGTCATCGTGGGACGCAGCACCCTGGTGGGGCGTCCCCTCGCCAACATCCTTTCGCAAAAAGCCACAAATGCCACCGTCACCTTATGCCATACCGGCACGCGCGACCTCGGGCACTTCACCCGTCAGGCGGATATCCTCATAGTGGTGACAGGACATCCCAACACCGTCACAGCCGACATGGTACAGGATGGCGCAGTCGTCATCGACATCGGCGTCAACCGCGTACCCGA
This portion of the Gemmatimonadota bacterium genome encodes:
- a CDS encoding Fic family protein, yielding MSNVIEEIDRLKRELDALRPLPSDVLGRIEQKLRIESNYHSNAVEGNSLTLGETRSLILHGLTARGKPMRDHLDIEGHDEAIKAMEDAVKRNESLNEVFIRNLHKVLLKEPYENDAITPDGQPIKRRIAIGEYKTQPNNVRTSTGEIYYFTPPDQVKPAMGDLIDWYRGQEDEGEHPIIIAATFHYRFSRIHPFDDGNGRMARLLMNMILIKHGYTVAVVPVEERGQYIGMLEQADKTEDLAEFITYIAQCCKYALNLHLKAARGEDIEDVEDIDKEIAIFKRSLEKVTNNAIGARVYADKVLYPFFLYCKEKIEQFSYMFWHVHTDDDARCQVLMTNNKGAFLPLEDHNEAWPELALYISTSISFELYDFHGARKANFAFRIHNEVKTSGCIWKFDSQFFGFDNDDKGDTDEYQKEYAGQDLKELKKMFNEMIRFMMNKLSEQSND
- the folD gene encoding bifunctional methylenetetrahydrofolate dehydrogenase/methenyltetrahydrofolate cyclohydrolase FolD, which produces MMAKIINGTDLSKTMRAEMAEEVRLLKTNHNLTPGLAVVLVGDDPASISYITGKRKACADIGMYSIEHTLTANQPESDLLDTIEQLNDDDAIHGILVQLPLPEGFDEQTALNSISPEKDVDGLHPVNLGRLMRGEEGFLPCTPHGVQQILKRGNFEVAGKHVVIVGRSTLVGRPLANILSQKATNATVTLCHTGTRDLGHFTRQADILIVVTGHPNTVTADMVQDGAVVIDIGVNRVPDKSKKAGYRLVGDVDYTAISKKARAVTPVPGGVGPMTITMLLYNTITSAKRMHGLV
- the nfsA gene encoding oxygen-insensitive NADPH nitroreductase, with amino-acid sequence MSNSTIDVLMSHRSIRRFEDRPLPDGVLESLIRCGQQASTSSNLQAYTVIHVADPERKKKLAELCADQVQIHQSAAFLTFCADLHRDRMANQMHGVERFDGDYVEALMIATVDVALMMQNVAIAAESMGLGICMIGAMRNNPKAVGELLGLPPYVVAVSGFCIGYPAQEPEVKPRLPVDAVLHRERYLDDETHCAIMKDYDEKMVAFYASQGMHEGDQRWTTVVGGRTGQFHVREELDEFLTAQGFKLRR
- a CDS encoding BNR-4 repeat-containing protein produces the protein MTLTLNQKDTGYRGIWYYNQPSGDEYVYKYSGGLGTYCAKHRPFAVYRPEVEKTFFCYGGTPLDAHLKHTEEDLNGDSSFSRNRSGFLLHMISYFDHKTRQVPRPTILLDKNTADAHDNPVISIDDNGYIWIFSTAHGLSRPSYIHRSAKPYAIDEFEQIDATYRFNGEEQPMDNFSYMQAWHLPGRGFINFVTRYKDPADRTLFFMTSPNGVKWSEWTRLSAIEKGHYQISICSSQKAVTAFNYHPDPHGLNWRTNLYYLETPDFGQTWQNAAGEPVEVPLTIPHNNALVRDYEAEGLKVYLKDIRLDPQGKPVILVITSKGYESGPENDPRTWTLLQWTGSDWHAHPITTSDSNYDMGSLYLETDGTWRVIAPTETGPQPYNPGGEMAMWERSEQTWTRVVQLTQNSTRNHTYARSPVNAHPDFYALWADGNARRASKSCLYFCDKKGNVYQLPETMERDFEHPISL
- a CDS encoding nucleotidyltransferase family protein, with protein sequence MNARIEIPGDEIAEFCRRNHIQRLALFGSVLRDDFTPESDVDVLVAFEPQVSIGFSFITIQDELSEILGRRVDMHTFRGVEDSRNWLLREEILNSAEAIYEQA
- a CDS encoding DGQHR domain-containing protein; translated protein: MTNESNRKPVPALKVRQWLANWDEIHWDPDENRAEPRHWFYQFSMAAADLKALSGVYARTTDRTTASEDMGIQRRHERGRSEEIQRFVKFGYPWSVLSEAKRNSGNFEDLRQPGWLPTSIVVNILTPEDKRRGQSVSTSDLVEIEDGDNGVASVLLPESFNSKNWKPENIPPIEVIDGQHRLWAFETQELEGDYELPVVAFVGLDLSWQAYLFYTINIKPKKINASLAFDLYPLLRTEEWLSKFEGHAIYRETRAQELVDSLYSHPESPWHRRINMLGESGSRGLMVTQAAWVRSLLASFIKTWEGPRVQIGGLFGSTVGRDETVLPWNFGDQSAFLIVMGQMIQKAIAGRHDPWIEALRGQEFPSLFQETGDFPDLAFFGQNTLMNQDQGIRTLLQVVNDLCFVRADELKLSDWGGEQEEEERQAQTTVSIRSLRQKKEIIDFLKELSDSLATYDWRASSGPGLTEEERTRKAAFRGSGGYKELRKDVLEHLLNGRGPVALNGQGPVAQSAREVLLRLGY